One Acinetobacter pullicarnis genomic region harbors:
- a CDS encoding CaiB/BaiF CoA transferase family protein: MGALQGIRVLDLSRVLAGPWCGQILADLGAEVIKVERPNVGDDTRMWGPPWMLDNDGNPTRESGYYQCANRNKYSVAIDISLVEGQKLIQELVKTADVVIENYKAGSLKKYGLDYLSLSEINPKIIYCSITGFGQTGPRAAEPGYDFVIQGLSGLMSITGEQDGLLGGGPQKVGVAVTDIQTGLYATIAIQAALIARQHTERGQYIDMSLYDVQLAVLANQGMNYLTTGKSPKRMGNRHPNIVPYQTFDAQDKAFILACGNDTQFKALCSAIGLPDLATDLNYVRNQDRVKHREILVALLAKHFSTQPAQHWIALIHAAKVPVGMVNSIEEAFAEEQTQAREMLVAVPHQLQQNFKMVASPIKMSETPIEYRRAPPQLGEHTEQILKGICTEVELKALQQSGVVGA; the protein is encoded by the coding sequence ATGGGTGCATTACAAGGAATACGTGTTTTAGATTTAAGTCGCGTACTTGCAGGGCCTTGGTGTGGACAGATCTTGGCGGATCTTGGTGCTGAAGTGATTAAAGTCGAGCGACCAAACGTGGGGGATGATACCCGTATGTGGGGGCCACCCTGGATGCTCGATAATGATGGAAATCCCACACGTGAATCGGGTTACTATCAGTGTGCGAATCGGAATAAGTATTCGGTTGCAATTGATATTTCTCTCGTAGAAGGTCAAAAACTGATTCAGGAGTTGGTTAAAACCGCAGATGTGGTTATCGAAAATTATAAAGCGGGTTCATTAAAAAAATATGGGTTGGATTATTTAAGTTTGAGCGAGATTAATCCTAAAATTATTTATTGTTCAATTACAGGGTTTGGACAAACTGGTCCACGTGCAGCAGAACCAGGTTATGACTTTGTGATTCAAGGTTTATCTGGCTTGATGAGTATTACGGGTGAACAAGACGGCTTACTGGGTGGTGGTCCGCAAAAAGTCGGTGTGGCTGTTACGGATATTCAAACCGGACTATATGCTACGATTGCAATTCAAGCGGCATTAATTGCAAGGCAGCATACTGAACGTGGGCAATATATCGATATGTCCTTATATGATGTACAACTCGCGGTATTGGCGAATCAGGGAATGAACTATTTAACCACAGGGAAGTCACCTAAACGAATGGGGAATCGTCATCCAAATATTGTCCCTTATCAGACCTTTGATGCCCAAGATAAGGCCTTTATATTGGCTTGTGGTAACGATACGCAGTTTAAGGCTTTGTGTTCGGCCATTGGTTTGCCTGATCTAGCAACAGATCTGAATTATGTTCGTAATCAAGATCGGGTTAAACATCGTGAGATATTGGTTGCATTGCTTGCCAAGCACTTTTCAACACAGCCAGCGCAGCACTGGATTGCACTTATTCATGCTGCGAAAGTTCCTGTTGGGATGGTGAACTCCATTGAAGAGGCATTTGCTGAAGAACAAACTCAGGCCCGTGAAATGTTGGTGGCTGTGCCGCATCAACTGCAGCAAAATTTTAAAATGGTTGCTTCTCCGATAAAAATGTCTGAAACACCGATTGAATATAGACGTGCACCGCCACAGTTAGGTGAGCATACCGAACAGATTTTAAAGGGAATTTGTACCGAGGTGGAACTTAAAGCCTTGCAGCAGTCAGGCGTTGTTGGTGCTTAA
- a CDS encoding acyl-CoA dehydrogenase has protein sequence MNNTAKSSSKFNWQDPFLIEAQLTEEERMIRDAAQAYCQDKLMPRVLEQFRNEQTDPRIFREMGELGLLGPTIGEQYGGSGLNYVSYGLIAREIERVDSGYRSMASVQSSLVMVPINEFGTEEQKQKYLPKLASGEYIGCFGLTEPDHGSDPGSMITRAKKVPGGYRLSGAKMWITNSPIADVFVVWAKEVSEQGNVGDIRGFILEKGWEGLSAPTIHGKVGLRASITGEIVMDAVFVPEENAFPEVRGLKGPFTCLNSARYGIAWGAMGAAEFCWHTAHQYTMDRKQFGRPLAANQLIQKKLADMQTEIALGLQVALRFGRMKDDGTASIEGTSLIKRNNCGKALDIARVARDMLGGNGISDEFGIARHLVNLEVVNTYEGTHDVHALILGRAQTGIAAFCN, from the coding sequence ATGAACAACACAGCAAAATCATCTTCTAAATTTAACTGGCAAGATCCTTTTTTAATCGAAGCGCAATTGACTGAAGAAGAGCGCATGATTCGTGATGCGGCACAAGCGTACTGTCAAGATAAGTTGATGCCACGTGTTTTAGAGCAATTTCGTAATGAGCAAACTGATCCACGCATTTTTCGTGAAATGGGCGAACTTGGCTTATTAGGACCAACGATTGGCGAACAATACGGTGGTTCAGGACTGAATTATGTAAGCTATGGCTTGATTGCACGTGAAATTGAACGTGTTGATTCGGGATATCGTTCAATGGCAAGTGTGCAAAGTTCGTTGGTCATGGTACCCATCAATGAATTTGGCACTGAAGAACAAAAACAAAAGTATCTTCCTAAGCTAGCAAGTGGTGAATATATCGGTTGTTTCGGTTTAACAGAGCCAGATCATGGTTCGGATCCGGGCAGCATGATTACCCGTGCGAAGAAAGTACCAGGAGGCTATCGCCTCAGTGGTGCGAAAATGTGGATTACTAATAGTCCGATTGCAGATGTGTTTGTAGTTTGGGCGAAAGAAGTTTCAGAGCAAGGTAATGTCGGTGATATTCGTGGCTTTATCTTGGAAAAGGGTTGGGAAGGGCTGTCTGCACCAACAATTCACGGTAAAGTTGGCTTGCGTGCTTCGATTACGGGTGAAATTGTTATGGATGCAGTATTTGTTCCAGAAGAAAATGCTTTTCCAGAAGTGCGTGGTTTAAAAGGACCATTTACGTGTTTAAACAGTGCACGTTATGGCATTGCATGGGGGGCGATGGGTGCGGCAGAATTCTGCTGGCACACCGCACATCAGTACACCATGGATCGTAAGCAGTTTGGTCGCCCATTGGCTGCAAATCAGTTGATTCAGAAGAAATTAGCAGATATGCAAACTGAAATTGCTTTGGGTTTACAAGTCGCTTTACGTTTTGGTCGCATGAAGGATGATGGGACGGCTTCCATTGAAGGCACTTCTCTGATCAAGCGCAATAACTGTGGTAAGGCATTAGATATCGCACGTGTTGCCCGAGATATGCTAGGCGGTAATGGAATCAGTGATGAATTTGGTATAGCACGTCATTTGGTCAATCTGGAAGTTGTGAATACCTATGAAGGTACACATGATGTACACGCCTTAATTTTGGGTCGTGCGCAAACGGGTATTGCCGCATTCTGTAACTAA
- a CDS encoding LysR substrate-binding domain-containing protein, giving the protein MRRTIPSLQALLCFESAAKHCSYTYAAQELSLSQSAVSRQIQQLEELLKLPLFNRTRYGVELTLAGDQYYKKIKPLLSGIEQSTLDLIAHKGHGGTLKLGVVPTFATRWLLPRLNAFNEIHPEITIHLETSTKPFLFSEHIFDAAIYTGTHAQIANWPGAKIHYLMKEDVVPVCSPKLIKKYFPELVAKSKAQNLRLSPEQIACLPLLQQTTRPKIWQEWFDKAGFTHPSPTDGQRHELFSMLAVAATHQMGITLVPQNLLEKELASGELVVASDLRLLGARAYYFVYAEQQESPLITKFVEWLAQQANASEKASNNDALLCDS; this is encoded by the coding sequence ATGCGCAGAACTATTCCATCATTACAAGCGCTACTGTGCTTTGAATCTGCAGCCAAACATTGTAGTTATACTTATGCAGCACAGGAACTTTCTCTGAGCCAAAGTGCTGTATCTCGGCAAATCCAACAATTAGAAGAATTATTAAAACTGCCTTTATTTAATCGGACCCGCTATGGCGTTGAACTTACGCTGGCTGGCGATCAATACTATAAAAAAATTAAACCCTTACTTTCAGGAATAGAACAAAGCACCTTGGACTTGATCGCACACAAAGGCCATGGAGGCACCTTAAAACTCGGTGTTGTCCCCACCTTTGCCACGCGTTGGTTACTGCCTCGACTCAATGCTTTTAATGAAATTCATCCTGAAATTACCATTCACTTAGAAACCAGCACCAAACCTTTTCTGTTTAGCGAGCATATATTTGATGCTGCAATTTATACGGGTACTCATGCACAAATTGCAAATTGGCCAGGTGCTAAAATTCATTACCTTATGAAAGAGGACGTGGTACCGGTCTGTTCACCTAAATTAATTAAAAAATACTTTCCAGAATTGGTCGCAAAGTCCAAAGCGCAAAATCTGCGATTAAGCCCAGAACAAATTGCGTGCTTACCATTACTACAGCAAACGACGCGCCCTAAAATTTGGCAAGAATGGTTTGATAAGGCGGGTTTCACCCACCCTTCCCCAACAGATGGACAACGACATGAACTATTTTCAATGCTTGCTGTTGCAGCAACCCATCAGATGGGAATTACGCTAGTCCCTCAAAATTTATTAGAAAAAGAGCTGGCTTCAGGTGAGTTGGTGGTAGCCTCTGATCTAAGGCTTCTTGGCGCACGAGCCTATTATTTTGTCTATGCAGAACAACAAGAAAGCCCATTGATTACGAAGTTTGTAGAATGGTTAGCACAACAAGCCAATGCTTCAGAAAAAGCCAGCAATAACGACGCCCTACTTTGTGACTCTTAG
- a CDS encoding HD domain-containing protein, with the protein MSTIEIAIALAAKKHAGQIDKAKHPYIFHPLRIMFKMKSPEQQIVAVLHDILEDTDTTVVDLISLGFNQDIIDAILALTKKKNESRIEAAYRAVKNPLARIVKLADVTDNMDLSRITQPSTKDLLRLKEYKHVYQILTTE; encoded by the coding sequence ATGTCTACTATAGAAATTGCCATTGCACTCGCTGCAAAAAAACATGCTGGACAAATAGATAAAGCCAAACATCCTTATATATTTCACCCACTTAGAATCATGTTTAAAATGAAAAGCCCTGAACAACAAATTGTTGCAGTGCTTCATGATATTTTAGAAGATACCGATACCACTGTCGTTGACTTAATTTCACTGGGCTTCAACCAAGATATTATTGATGCAATTTTAGCCTTAACCAAAAAAAAGAATGAATCACGGATAGAAGCCGCCTATCGTGCGGTCAAAAATCCGTTGGCACGCATTGTCAAACTAGCAGATGTAACGGATAACATGGACTTATCTCGAATTACCCAGCCTAGTACTAAAGACCTATTGCGCTTAAAAGAATACAAACACGTCTATCAGATTTTAACCACTGAATGA
- a CDS encoding LysR family transcriptional regulator yields MLPDLDDFYCFALVVEHGGFSAAERATDIPKSKLSRRVYQLEENLGVRLIQRSSRHFAVTDVGMNIYQHAQVMVNAAQAAHDLVDHLSVQPRGVIKVSLPVTIAQHEMAQILPAFLKNYPEIKVQFFVSNRRIDVINEGIDVALRVRSNLDDDPNLVIRQFQHIEQHLFATQAYLNEFGMLKSPEDLNKHRILSMSQDHLDQQMLLHNADNQQIKVKVNPTIMASDLSMLAQLVSQNCGIALLPDTIASELIRTGRIVRVLPEWKAPHGIFHAVYPSRRGLLPAVRVFIDYLVECFATNSTSTTPQ; encoded by the coding sequence ATGCTACCGGATTTAGATGATTTTTATTGTTTTGCATTGGTGGTTGAACACGGAGGCTTTAGTGCTGCTGAACGCGCAACCGATATCCCTAAATCCAAATTAAGCCGTCGTGTCTATCAATTGGAAGAAAACTTGGGAGTTCGTCTAATTCAACGCAGCTCACGTCATTTTGCAGTCACAGATGTGGGCATGAATATTTATCAACATGCACAAGTAATGGTAAATGCAGCACAAGCTGCCCATGATTTAGTCGATCATCTCAGTGTACAACCACGTGGCGTCATTAAAGTTAGCCTACCTGTGACCATCGCCCAACATGAAATGGCACAAATTCTACCTGCGTTCTTGAAAAACTATCCTGAAATTAAAGTTCAATTTTTTGTAAGCAATCGTCGAATTGATGTCATCAATGAAGGGATCGATGTGGCTTTGAGAGTGCGCTCCAATCTAGATGATGATCCCAATTTGGTCATACGCCAATTTCAGCACATTGAACAACATTTATTTGCAACCCAAGCCTACCTCAATGAATTTGGGATGCTAAAAAGCCCAGAAGACTTAAACAAACATCGTATTTTAAGCATGTCCCAAGATCATTTAGATCAACAAATGCTGTTACATAATGCAGATAACCAACAGATCAAAGTAAAAGTAAATCCCACCATTATGGCTTCAGATCTCAGTATGCTCGCGCAATTGGTTAGCCAAAATTGTGGGATTGCGTTGCTTCCTGACACCATTGCCAGTGAGTTAATTCGTACAGGCCGCATTGTCCGGGTATTGCCTGAATGGAAAGCCCCACATGGTATTTTCCATGCAGTTTATCCCTCTCGTCGTGGTTTATTGCCCGCAGTCCGTGTTTTTATTGATTATTTGGTTGAATGTTTTGCAACAAATTCAACCTCGACCACACCGCAATAA
- the trmA gene encoding tRNA (uridine(54)-C5)-methyltransferase TrmA, with protein MTLAPYQQQLQTKIDRVNTQFSQFSPPELDVYASQEHNFRMRAEFRIWREQDDMFYAMFERSAEDQSKVVVRIDQFPIADQSINTLMPILLAALKKDPVLNQRLFEVHFLCSLKGEMLVSLIYHRKLEADWESAAQELATTLGFKLVGRSRKQKFVFSDEFILEELQVLNRTYLYKQFENSFTQPNARVAEKMLSWACQATGDNNQDLLELYCGNGNFTLPLSQHFNRVLATELAKSSVYAAQWNIEQNKIDNIQIARLSAEDFTQAYHGERQFRRLQEAEIDIQSYNFDTVFVDPPRAGIDDETLKLLQLFPRIIYISCNPDTLYENLKCLTQTHRITKFALFDQFPYTHHVECGVLLEKI; from the coding sequence ATGACTTTAGCGCCCTATCAACAGCAGTTACAAACGAAAATTGACCGAGTAAACACCCAATTCAGTCAATTTTCTCCACCAGAACTTGACGTTTACGCCTCGCAAGAACACAATTTTCGCATGCGTGCAGAGTTTAGAATCTGGCGCGAACAAGACGACATGTTCTATGCCATGTTTGAGCGCTCAGCCGAAGATCAAAGCAAAGTTGTGGTACGCATTGATCAATTCCCAATTGCCGATCAAAGCATTAACACTCTGATGCCAATTTTATTGGCGGCATTAAAAAAAGATCCGGTATTAAATCAACGTTTATTTGAGGTGCATTTTCTCTGTAGCTTAAAAGGTGAAATGTTGGTTTCTTTAATTTACCATCGTAAACTCGAAGCTGACTGGGAAAGCGCTGCGCAAGAACTCGCAACAACACTCGGCTTTAAATTGGTGGGTCGCAGCCGTAAACAAAAATTTGTATTTAGTGATGAGTTTATCTTGGAAGAGCTTCAAGTACTTAATCGCACTTATTTATACAAACAGTTTGAAAATAGTTTCACTCAGCCAAATGCACGAGTCGCTGAGAAAATGTTGAGCTGGGCATGCCAAGCAACTGGTGATAACAATCAAGACCTGCTTGAACTCTACTGCGGCAATGGTAACTTTACTTTACCCCTCTCACAGCATTTTAACCGTGTACTCGCCACTGAACTGGCAAAATCCTCCGTTTATGCAGCGCAATGGAATATTGAACAAAATAAAATTGATAATATTCAAATCGCTCGATTATCAGCTGAAGACTTCACCCAAGCCTATCATGGCGAACGCCAATTCCGTCGCCTGCAAGAAGCCGAAATTGACATTCAAAGCTATAATTTCGATACCGTTTTTGTCGATCCACCACGTGCAGGCATTGATGATGAAACGCTTAAATTGCTGCAACTTTTCCCACGTATTATTTATATTTCATGTAATCCTGATACTTTATATGAAAATCTTAAATGTCTCACTCAAACGCATCGTATCACCAAGTTTGCACTGTTTGACCAATTTCCATATACCCATCACGTTGAATGTGGCGTTTTACTCGAAAAAATCTAA